DNA from Maledivibacter sp.:
TAGAAATATTTTAAATACAAGCGAAAAAAGTGTACTTGAATCACTAGCCCAGGCATCAATATCCCTATTTGAAAGTATTTCCAAGGATTTCTATAAAGCCGTTGAGTATACAAATGAAAAAGAGCATCCCAAAAAGTTTCTATATTATTATGATTACTATTTAACTTTAGATGAGATAAACGACTTGCAAAAAAATCTAGAGTCTGTACTTATGGAATTTTTAAAAGGGAAAAAGGATAAAAATAGACCAGATACAAAAAGATATGCTATATCCTCATTAATGATTCCTAAGGTAAAAGATAAAAAGTAATTCATTTCATTTCAAAACACTTCATTTTTTTCTGCATTTATATTTACATGGATACGTATGCCTTTACATATAAAAAAAATTACACATATAATTTTTTTATTCTAATATTGTCAGATATTATCAGAACATCATGAATGGAGTTGCAATATGGGGAAGGGGGGAGATATAGACAATAAGTAGCAGTACATAATCTAAAGTTTTTGATTATTATTTAAAATTGAGGGGGATTAAAAGTGTTTAAAAAATCATTAGTGCTTTTACTTGTATTTTGTTTAATGTTCACATTAGCTTTATCAGGATGTTCCAAAAAGGTTGATGATGCTGGGGCGAATTCTAAAGAGCCCGAGGTTGCAAATCAAATAAGCGAAGCCGGACAACAGGATACTCAAAATGTACAAAAGCAGGAGAGCGATAGTACAGTTCCTAATCCTGCTAAAACAAGGGATTCAAGTGATGTGCTTGTAGTAGGTAACAATGATGGATTCAATGGTCAATTTATCGATGCCTATTATACATCAAATGCCGATAAAAATATTTCAGAATTATGTTTTAGCCCATTGTTAAGATACAATAACAAGGGTGAAATCGAAAATGTTGTTGCAAAAAGCTATGAGGTTTCAGAGGACAAAAAGACATTTACATTTCATTTAAGAGATGATATACAGTTCTCTGATGGAACTCCACTTACAGCTAAGGATGTTGCATTTTCCTTTAATTTATTAGGGGATCCAAGCTATGATGGTCGTCATGTTACTAC
Protein-coding regions in this window:
- a CDS encoding helix-turn-helix domain-containing protein gives rise to the protein MKDILVLRELEQIKAIAHPYRLEIIESFEESAATAKQIADKMNEPHAKVNYHIKTLLKVGILDLVEEKVKLGIVEKYYMPAAKNLVIDRNILNTSEKSVLESLAQASISLFESISKDFYKAVEYTNEKEHPKKFLYYYDYYLTLDEINDLQKNLESVLMEFLKGKKDKNRPDTKRYAISSLMIPKVKDKK